One Orcinus orca chromosome 8, mOrcOrc1.1, whole genome shotgun sequence genomic window, CCTGTGGGCAGTGGCACTGACGGGACACGGGGCTCTGGAGCTGGACGGCCGGGGGCACGCACGGAGCGGCCTGGCGTGGGGAGGGCTGCCCCACCCGGCCCCCTCTCACTGTGCTGCCTGGCCAGCCCAGGCCGGCCCCCTGTGGTCCTGGGCAGAAgaggccctgcccagcccagggaaGGGGGGCTCGGGGCCAGGCGAGGCCAGCGTGGCACAATCCACAGGTGCCTTTTCTGTGGTCCCTGAGCCTGGGCGCTTGGGGTGGGAAGAAGAGGGGGCTTCGGTGAGGGCAGCAGCAGCCGCTGCCAACACCACCCTCCTGGCCAAGCCCCACGGTGTCCAGGGAAGGTGGGAACGGGGGACCCTTCCCAAGAAAGGATGCAGGAGCCTAAGTCACGCGGGAGGCCCTGGGGTCAGGGAGACAACGGGCCCCCTTGTCTACCGACTAGCTGGAGGGCAGGTCAGTGCAGGGCTGTGTCCCTGTTACAGGAGGGGCCGCGGTGGGAAAATTCAAGTAGCATCCCTGCCCTGCAGCCTCCCCTGGGCTGGGGAATGCCGGGCCACCCAGCTGGGCTGTGGGCACAGAGCTGGAGGTGGCCCAACTCCACGTGGCACCAtccctggggaaggggcaggagggcCGCTGGGGGCGGCTGCTCTCCCTGCACGGGAAGACACCAGGGGTGGGTGGCCCCTGGGGGCGGGGCCGAGGGTGGCTGGACAGTGGCTGGGTGGGCGGCAGCGGGAGCCAAGGCAAGCGGGCCCCTCCCTgggggctgggccaggctggggccACAGGAAATCacaataattacaaaataaaaccttTTCCGCTTGGcgggaaaacaaataataaaaattcaacaaaataaattagaGGTTTATAAAAGGCGGGCGGGCAGGAGGGCGGCCGGGCGGGTGGCGGCAGCAGGTCAGAGGCCGTTGGCGCTGCCGCGCTGCACCAGCGGCACCTTGCTCAGCTCCACGACAGGCGAGCGCGGCTTGTTCTTCATCTTGGGCACCCGCTGCACCAGCTGCTGGGCCTCGCGGTAGGCGTCACGCAGCTCCTTCTTCCACTGCACCAGCTCGGGGTCGCTCTGCACACACCCCGAGGTCTGTCAGGGGGGGCCCGAAGGCCACTctgtcccctcccccgcccaccgCCCCGGGCCCCCACTCACGTCGCACTGCAGGACGAACTGCTTGCCGCCGCGGATCTTGAGGAGGAGGCACTTTCGCTCCTTGATCTGTGTCTCCTCCACCGACTGGATCTCCTCCATGGTCAGCAGGCTCTGCTGCAGGGCGGGGAGTGGGCGGTGAGGGCGCGGGACAGGCCCCGCCAGCCGCCAACCCCAGGGGCTCCCGGCCCCGGCCCGCTCCTTACCGGGGCCTCGCCCTCGCCCCGCCACTCGAGCCGGTTGGGGAACAGGTAGAAGTACCGCCGCTGCCACTGGGTCAGGAAGGGGTTGCCCATCTTGGACATGTAGCCGTGCATGATGCAGTCCTTGCCCAGGGCGTAGTCTGATGCAAGAGAGTAAGAGAGGGGGACTCAGCCGGGCCCGCTCCGCCCGGGTTTGAATCCTGGGTCGGCTGCTCTCTGGCTGTGACCTTGGCTGAAACCTGAGCCTGTTTCCGATCTTTAAGGTGGGCACTGGGCGCCCACAGCAGCCGCCGACCCTCACCTTCCTCGTGGCCCAGCtgcttgtttttggttttcttgcgGGCCTCCAGCCGGTCCGTCTCAGCGTTGATGGTGTCGAAGACAGTCTCTGCCACCTCCTGCTGCCACCGCTCCGAGATGGTGAGGGGGAAGTTGCGGTAGAGCTCCTGGTCGCTGTCCAGTAACTTCACCGCAGGGCCAGGGAAGAGACATCCATCGGCCACAGGCCTGCCTGGCCGCAGGGCCCCAGGGCAGGGTGGTCTGGTCCAACTGCCGCCCCCAGGGATGTTTGGGGAGGAGAAGCCTGAGGCCCAACAGGCAGACGGGGCTGGCATGGGGGTCTcacagggcagaggagggaggaggatgcCAGCCGGGCTGGGCTTAGAGCTCAGGGCTGAGAGGCCAGGCAAGGCCCAGTACCTTGATTCCTTTTGTGTCCTCCTCATCAAAGGAGCCAATGTCGAAGGCGTCTGCCGCATTCACCTCCCCTCGTGGGGGCATTAGCGGGGGAGGGTACTGCAGCAGAACAGGGGCTGAGCATCAGCTCGGGGCAGGGGCTACAGAGGGCCCcacccggccccggccccggcccccagGCTGTTACCTTCTGCAGGAAGACCATCTGCCAGTCCAGGGAACGGAAGAAGGGGCTCTCCTTCACTTCCTGGGCCCTGCAGGGAGAGCGGGTCATCGGGGCTTGGCACCACCCAGGCCAGGGGGCAAAGCCTGGGCTGTGGGGCAGGTGGCCCAGGTTAACTCCTGGTTCAGCCACTCTCTGGCTctgcgaccttgggcaagtcctttaaACCTCATCcggtttccccatctctaaaacGGGGAGAACAGCAGTTCCCACATCGTAGGGCTGCCGTGAGTTTTAATATTGTGAATCTTGCAACATCATGCCCAGCGCTTAGTGTATGTTTAATAAACATAAAAGGCTGCTGCCCTCATCATCTGTGTTACAAGGCCCCTCGGGAAGCTGGTCCACACCCACCTCCAGCAGCTGCACCGCAGGCAGCCCTCCCCCTGAGAACACTGGGCAGGGCTGGCCACGCCCCAGCTTGTGAACTCTTCAAAGGAGGCTGGGACCATGGACGAGGCTCCAGTGACAGGACATAGGCCTTGTCTTCTTAGGGGCACAGGCAGAGGCTTGGGCAGACTGGCCCAGCAGCCCACTGCAGAGGCCTAGACACAGCAGCGTGGACACCACCCAGGGCCCAGCAGGGATGGAAGGCCTGGGACAATGGCCCTGGTCTCAGGCACTCACCCTCGGCCCAGGCAGCCTAGCCTCCTGTTGACGTCTCTCTGTAGCAGCCCCTCCAGCAAGGAGCGGAGCTCAGGGGAAAAGGAGTCGGGCAGctccacagcctgcagggaggAGTAGGGGGACGTTGGCAGAGGCCCGGGCCCCATCCCAGCTCTGGggctcctgaggctgcttggggcaggggcaggagggtcCAGGCCCCCAGCAGAGGGAGAGCTTCCTAACTGGCCCCTAGCAGGCATCTCTGCTCTGACGACAGAGAGACGAGAGCCTACAGGGAAGGAGGCCAGAGTGGGGTTAAGCGGCTGGAGATGGCTGCTGGCGGGTGAGACCCTGATGCCCGCAGGAGACTCCAGCCTCACTGTGGCCCCCCGTGGACTCCGCCCAGCCTCCCCGGGCTGGGACCCTCCACGCACCATGGTCAATGTCATTCTGTCGATCTCATGCTTGTCTTTGGTCTTGTGCTGCCGGAAAGGGCTATGCCTGGGCAAGAAAGGCCGAAGTCCAAGGTCAGAGGACGggaatggggaaactgaggcaggcagCATGGACGATCCTTGCCGGCCCGGGGAAGAGCCTGTCTCTGtcccgccaccccccacccccgccccgctctGGCTGGCCTGGGGAAGAGCCTGTCTCTGTcccgccccccccaccgccccgggACGGCCGCTCACCCTCGCAGCAGCTTGAAGAGCATGCAGCCCAGGGAGAACCAGTCGGCGCTGCTATCGTAGGCCACGCCCTTCTGCAGAACCTCGGGGGCCATGTACCCGTGGGTGCCCCTGTGGGAGCGAGGAGGCCATGAGTGGGTCTGGTGGAGGGTGCGGGaagggagagggggctggggcACTCACACGCTGGCGTGGGGCTTCTTCTTGGAAAAGTCGCAGGCCAGGCCCAGGTCTGAGATGCGCACGTGGCCATGCTCGTCCAGCAGGATGTTGGCCGGCTGTGGAGGAAGCCCAGTGAGCCGT contains:
- the GRK2 gene encoding beta-adrenergic receptor kinase 1, yielding MADLEAVLADVSYLMAMEKSKATPAARASKKILLPEPSIRSVMQKYLEDRGEVTFEKVFSQKLGYLLFRDFCLKHLEEAKPLVEFYEGIKKYEKLETEEERLACSREIFDTYIMKELLACSHPFSKSAIEHVQGHLAKKQVPPDLFQPYIEEICQNLRGDVFQKFIESDKFTRFCQWKNVELNIHLTMNDFSVHRIIGRGGFGEVYGCRKADTGKMYAMKCLDKKRIKMKQGETLALNERIMLSLVSTGDCPFIVCMSYAFHTPDKLSFILDLMNGGDLHYHLSQHGVFSEADMRFYAAEIILGLEHMHNRFVVYRDLKPANILLDEHGHVRISDLGLACDFSKKKPHASVGTHGYMAPEVLQKGVAYDSSADWFSLGCMLFKLLRGHSPFRQHKTKDKHEIDRMTLTMAVELPDSFSPELRSLLEGLLQRDVNRRLGCLGRGAQEVKESPFFRSLDWQMVFLQKYPPPLMPPRGEVNAADAFDIGSFDEEDTKGIKLLDSDQELYRNFPLTISERWQQEVAETVFDTINAETDRLEARKKTKNKQLGHEEDYALGKDCIMHGYMSKMGNPFLTQWQRRYFYLFPNRLEWRGEGEAPQSLLTMEEIQSVEETQIKERKCLLLKIRGGKQFVLQCDSDPELVQWKKELRDAYREAQQLVQRVPKMKNKPRSPVVELSKVPLVQRGSANGL